In Apteryx mantelli isolate bAptMan1 chromosome 16, bAptMan1.hap1, whole genome shotgun sequence, a single genomic region encodes these proteins:
- the TBC1D24 gene encoding TBC1 domain family member 24 isoform X1 codes for MDEYNRFVDWEKMDVTIQAQDPKELTCTEFQELKQLARQGYWAKNHSLRAKVYHKLINNIPCRTVTPDANVYRDIVVKIIGKRNSGSLPLPEFVDNSLVPTYCLNAEGIGAVRKIILCIANQFPDISFCPALPSVTALLLHYSKDEAECFEKVCRILACNDPSKRLIDQTFLAFESSCMTFGDLVNKYCQAAHKLMVAVSEDVLEVYSDWQRWLFGELPMVYIARVFDVFLVEGYKVLYRVALALLKFFHKVRAGQPMESDSIQQDIRSFVRDIAKSVSPERLLEKAFAIRLFSRKEIQLLQMANEKALQQKGITVKQKSVASPKRQNVHLAVHAENFKSEIVSVKEMRDIWSWIPERFALCQPLLLFTTLEHGCSLSRFYSHSEGHEPTLLLIKTTAKEVCGAYLSTDWSERRRGGNKLSFFGTGECFVFRLQPEVERYEWVIIKHPELAMSVSEPENHATQASSTLSSSSVPSDPSDRLSPFLSARHFNLPSKTASMFMAGSSECIIIGGGDGQALYLDADLNHGRTSHCNTFNNQPLCSESFQISVLEVWGFRDNMNG; via the exons ATGGATGAATACAACCGCTTTGTGGATTGGGAGAAAATGGATGTTACCATCCAGGCCCAAGATCCAAAGGAGCTAACCTGCACAGAATTCCAGGAACTCAAACAGCTGGCCCGGCAGGGCTACTGGGCCAAGAACCACTCTTTGAGAGCCAAAGTGTACCACAAGCTAATTAACAATATTCCATGCCGCACAGTGACTCCAGATGCAAATGTGTACCGGGACATTGTTGTGAAGATCATTGGAAAACGTAACAGTGGCTCCCTTCCACTGCCAGAGTTTGTGGATAACAGCCTGGTTCCCACTTACTGCTTGAATGCAGAAGGCATTGGGGCAGTCAGGAAGATAATTCTGTGCATTGCAAATCAGTTCCCAGACATATCATTTTGTCCAGCGCTGCCCTCTGTGACAGCTTTGCTCCTCCACTACAGCAAAGATGAGGCAGAGTGCTTTGAAAAGGTTTGTCGCATCCTTGCTTGCAATGATCCATCTAAGCGACTCATCGATCAGACATTCTTAGCTTTTGAATCCTCCTGCATGACCTTTGGTGACCTAGTTAACAAGTACTGTCAGGCAGCACATAAGCTGATGGTAGCAGTGTCTGAGGACGTGTTGGAGGTATACTCTGACTGGCAGCGCTGGCTCTTTGGAGAACTGCCCATGGTATACATTGCTCGGGTCTTCGATGTGTTTCTGGTGGAGGGCTACAAGGTTCTCTATCGTGTTGCACTGGCTCTTCTGAAATTCTTTCACAAAGTCAGAGCTGGGCAGCCCATGGAGTCTGACAGCATACAGCAGGATATTCGATCTTTTGTGAGAGACATTGCCAAGTCAGTGTCCCCAGAGAGGCTTTTGGAAAAAGCTTTTGCTATCCGGCTTTTCTCACGGAAGGAGATCCAGCTCCTGCAGATGGCCAATGAGAAGGCTTTACAGCAGAAAGGCATCACGGTCAAACAGAAAAG TGTTGCATCTCCTAAAAG GCAGAACGTGCACTTAGCAGTTCATGCTGAGAACTTCAAGTCCGAAATTGTCAGTGTGAAAGAGATGCGAGATATCTGGTCCTGGATCCCAGAACGCTTTGCACTTTGCCAACCCCTCTTGCTTTTCACAACCTTGGAACATGGCTGTAGCCTAAGCAG GTTCTATTCTCACAGTGAAGGACATGAACCAACTCTTCTCCTCATCAAGACTACAGCAAAAGAG GTCTGTGGTGCTTATCTGTCAACTGATTGGAGTGAGCGCAGACGAGGAGGGAACAAGCTGAGTTTCTTTGGGACAGGGGAGTGCTTTGTGTTTAGG CTACAGCCTGAAGTAGAACGCTACGAGTGGGTGATAATAAAACACCCAGAACTAGCTATGAGTGTTTCTGAGCCAGAAAATCATGCTACACAGGCTTCCAGTACTCTTTCCTCCAGTAGTGTCCCATCAGATCCCTCAGATCGCCTTTCTCCCTTCTTATCTGCTCGGCACTTCAACTTGCCTTCCAAAACAGCCTCCATGTTCATGGCTGGCAGCAGCGAATGCATCATTATAG GAGGTGGTGATGGCCAGGCTCTCTACCTTGATGCAGATCTGAACCATGGAAGAACAAGTCACTGCAATACTTTCAATAATCAGCCATTGTGCTCTGAAAGTTTCCAGATCTCTGTCTTGGAGGTGTGGGGCTTCAGGGACAACATGAATGGTTGA
- the TBC1D24 gene encoding TBC1 domain family member 24 isoform X2, which produces MDEYNRFVDWEKMDVTIQAQDPKELTCTEFQELKQLARQGYWAKNHSLRAKVYHKLINNIPCRTVTPDANVYRDIVVKIIGKRNSGSLPLPEFVDNSLVPTYCLNAEGIGAVRKIILCIANQFPDISFCPALPSVTALLLHYSKDEAECFEKVCRILACNDPSKRLIDQTFLAFESSCMTFGDLVNKYCQAAHKLMVAVSEDVLEVYSDWQRWLFGELPMVYIARVFDVFLVEGYKVLYRVALALLKFFHKVRAGQPMESDSIQQDIRSFVRDIAKSVSPERLLEKAFAIRLFSRKEIQLLQMANEKALQQKGITVKQKRQNVHLAVHAENFKSEIVSVKEMRDIWSWIPERFALCQPLLLFTTLEHGCSLSRFYSHSEGHEPTLLLIKTTAKEVCGAYLSTDWSERRRGGNKLSFFGTGECFVFRLQPEVERYEWVIIKHPELAMSVSEPENHATQASSTLSSSSVPSDPSDRLSPFLSARHFNLPSKTASMFMAGSSECIIIGGGDGQALYLDADLNHGRTSHCNTFNNQPLCSESFQISVLEVWGFRDNMNG; this is translated from the exons ATGGATGAATACAACCGCTTTGTGGATTGGGAGAAAATGGATGTTACCATCCAGGCCCAAGATCCAAAGGAGCTAACCTGCACAGAATTCCAGGAACTCAAACAGCTGGCCCGGCAGGGCTACTGGGCCAAGAACCACTCTTTGAGAGCCAAAGTGTACCACAAGCTAATTAACAATATTCCATGCCGCACAGTGACTCCAGATGCAAATGTGTACCGGGACATTGTTGTGAAGATCATTGGAAAACGTAACAGTGGCTCCCTTCCACTGCCAGAGTTTGTGGATAACAGCCTGGTTCCCACTTACTGCTTGAATGCAGAAGGCATTGGGGCAGTCAGGAAGATAATTCTGTGCATTGCAAATCAGTTCCCAGACATATCATTTTGTCCAGCGCTGCCCTCTGTGACAGCTTTGCTCCTCCACTACAGCAAAGATGAGGCAGAGTGCTTTGAAAAGGTTTGTCGCATCCTTGCTTGCAATGATCCATCTAAGCGACTCATCGATCAGACATTCTTAGCTTTTGAATCCTCCTGCATGACCTTTGGTGACCTAGTTAACAAGTACTGTCAGGCAGCACATAAGCTGATGGTAGCAGTGTCTGAGGACGTGTTGGAGGTATACTCTGACTGGCAGCGCTGGCTCTTTGGAGAACTGCCCATGGTATACATTGCTCGGGTCTTCGATGTGTTTCTGGTGGAGGGCTACAAGGTTCTCTATCGTGTTGCACTGGCTCTTCTGAAATTCTTTCACAAAGTCAGAGCTGGGCAGCCCATGGAGTCTGACAGCATACAGCAGGATATTCGATCTTTTGTGAGAGACATTGCCAAGTCAGTGTCCCCAGAGAGGCTTTTGGAAAAAGCTTTTGCTATCCGGCTTTTCTCACGGAAGGAGATCCAGCTCCTGCAGATGGCCAATGAGAAGGCTTTACAGCAGAAAGGCATCACGGTCAAACAGAAAAG GCAGAACGTGCACTTAGCAGTTCATGCTGAGAACTTCAAGTCCGAAATTGTCAGTGTGAAAGAGATGCGAGATATCTGGTCCTGGATCCCAGAACGCTTTGCACTTTGCCAACCCCTCTTGCTTTTCACAACCTTGGAACATGGCTGTAGCCTAAGCAG GTTCTATTCTCACAGTGAAGGACATGAACCAACTCTTCTCCTCATCAAGACTACAGCAAAAGAG GTCTGTGGTGCTTATCTGTCAACTGATTGGAGTGAGCGCAGACGAGGAGGGAACAAGCTGAGTTTCTTTGGGACAGGGGAGTGCTTTGTGTTTAGG CTACAGCCTGAAGTAGAACGCTACGAGTGGGTGATAATAAAACACCCAGAACTAGCTATGAGTGTTTCTGAGCCAGAAAATCATGCTACACAGGCTTCCAGTACTCTTTCCTCCAGTAGTGTCCCATCAGATCCCTCAGATCGCCTTTCTCCCTTCTTATCTGCTCGGCACTTCAACTTGCCTTCCAAAACAGCCTCCATGTTCATGGCTGGCAGCAGCGAATGCATCATTATAG GAGGTGGTGATGGCCAGGCTCTCTACCTTGATGCAGATCTGAACCATGGAAGAACAAGTCACTGCAATACTTTCAATAATCAGCCATTGTGCTCTGAAAGTTTCCAGATCTCTGTCTTGGAGGTGTGGGGCTTCAGGGACAACATGAATGGTTGA